From one Magnolia sinica isolate HGM2019 chromosome 18, MsV1, whole genome shotgun sequence genomic stretch:
- the LOC131232484 gene encoding 4-coumarate--CoA ligase 2, producing the protein MLSVASPDTKPPPPAPEGPPPETFIFRSKLPDISLSHHLPLHTYCFEKASEFPDRPCLITGSNCRIYSYAEAHLICQKTAAGLSKLGIKKGDVIMILLQNSPEFVFSFMGASIIGAVTTAANPFCTAAEIYKQFSSSAAKLVITQSQYVNKLRDASEKFPTIGDELPVITIDDPPENCLHFSVISSADEREVPSVSIEPDDPVALPFSSGTTGLPKGVILTHKSLISSVAQQIDGENPNLHLTTEDVVLCVLPLFHIFSLNSVLLCSLRAASGVLLMHKFEIGTLLELIQRYRVSVAMVVPPLVLALAKNPTVENFDLSSIRIILSGAAPLGKELEDALRNRVPQALLGQGYGMTEAGPVLSMCLGFAKQPFPTKSGSCGTVVRNADLKVIDPETGFSLQHNQPGEICIRGPQIMKGYLNDPKATASTIDAEGWLHTGDIGYVDDDEEVYIVDRVKELIKFKGFQVPPAELEALLVSHPSIADAAVVPQKDVAAGEVPVAFVVRSNGYDLTEDAVKEFIAKQVVFYKRLHKVYFVHAIPKSPSGKILRKDLRAKLASSS; encoded by the exons ATGTTATCCGTTGCTTCTCCTGACACCAAACCTCCACCCCCGGCCCCCGAAGGCCCGCCTCCGGAGACCTTCATCTTCCGATCGAAGCTTCCTGACATCTCCCTCTCCCACCATCTCCCTCTTCACACGTATTGCTTCGAGAAAGCGTCGGAGTTCCCGGACCGTCCGTGTCTGATCACGGGATCCAACTGTAGAATTTACTCGTACGCCGAGGCCCACCTCATTTGCCAGAAGACGGCAGCTGGGCTATCGAAGCTGGGCATCAAGAAAGGCGACGTGATCATGATCCTCCTCCAAAACTCGCCCGAATTCGTCTTCTCCTTCATGGGCGCGTCCATCATCGGGGCCGTGACGACCGCAGCCAACCCCTTCTGCACGGCTGCAGAGATCTACAAGCAGTTCTCGAGCTCTGCTGCGAAGCTCGTTATCACCCAATCTCAGTACGTAAATAAGCTGCGGGACGCCAGCGAGAAGTTCCCGACGATCGGAGACGAACTCCCCGTCATCACCATCGACGACCCGCCGGAGAATTGCCTGCATTTCTCTGTGATCTCGAGCGCCGACGAGAGGGAAGTCCCGTCGGTCTCGATTGAGCCGGACGACCCCGTCGCACTTCCATTCTCGTCGGGGACTACAGGGTTACCGAAGGGCGTGATCCTGACCCACAAGAGCTTGATCTCGAGCGTGGCCCAGCAAATCGACGGTGAAAATCCCAACTTGCACTTGACGACTGAGGACGTCGTGCTCTGTGTATTGCCTCTGTTTCACATCTTCTCTTTGAATTCTGTTCTGCTCTGCTCTCTTCGAGCCGCCTCCGGAGTTCTTCTCATGCATAAGTTTGAGATCGGGACGCTGCTCGAGCTGATTCAGAGGTATCGGGTCTCGGTGGCAATGGTCGTCCCGCCGTTGGTCTTGGCGTTAGctaagaatccaacggtcgagaaTTTTGATTTGAGTTCGATCCGGATCATCTTGTCCGGAGCTGCCCCGCTTGGGAAGGAGTTAGAGGACGCCCTCAGGAATCGGGTCCCACAGGCGCTTCTCGGGCAG GGTTACGGAATGACCGAAGCCGGACCCGTGCTGTCAATGTGCCTCGGTTTTGCCAAGCAGCCCTTCCCAACCAAGTCCGGCTCATGTGGGACTGTAGTGAGGAATGCCGATCTCAAGGTCATCGACCCAGAGACCGGTTTCTCCCTCCAGCATAACCAGCCTGGCGAGATCTGCATTCGGGGTCCTCAGATCATGAAAG GTTATCTAAATGACCCAAAAGCAACCGCATCGACAATTGATGCTGAAGGCTGGCTACACACCGGTGATATTGGGTATGTGGATGATGATGAAGAGGTTTATATTGTAGATAGGGTAAAAGAGCTTATCAAATTCAAAGGATTTCAG GTGCCGCCAGCTGAACTTGAGGCTCTCCTAGTCAGCCATCCGTCCATTGCAGATGCTGCTGTTGTACC GCAAAAAGATGTAGCTGCTGGAGAGGTTCCGGTTGCTTTCGTTGTTAGATCCAATGGCTATGATCTTACGGAGGACGCTGTCAAAGAATTCATAGCTAAACAG GTGGTTTTCTACAAGAGGCTACACAAGGTCTACTTCGTTCATGCCATCCCAAAATCTCCTTCAGGAAAGATTTTGAGAAAAGATTTAAGAGCCAAATTGGCCTCATCCTCCTAG
- the LOC131233110 gene encoding probable xyloglucan endotransglucosylase/hydrolase protein 30, translated as MALSSTLTFLSFLLSLSCVATLTLSFNVSTLSFDEAYSPLFGDGNLVRSPDGKSVRLLLDRYTGSGFISSDPYQHGLFSASIKLPSEYTAGVVVAFYTSNGDIFEKTHDELDFEFLGNIQGKPWRVQTNLYGNGSVSRGREERYVLWFDPTKEFHRYSILWTQKNVIFYIDEVPIREVIRSDEMGGDYPSKPMSLYATIWDGSTWATSGGRYKVNYKYAPFVSEFTDLVLHGCAIDPIQQLPTPKCSGPNADLSDADYAEVTPERRVAMQQFREKYMIYSYCYDILRYPVPPPECVIVPAEKKLFKDSGHLKFAYHRHRRHHRSKRSQSRRGSVRQERTADM; from the exons ATGGCTCTTTCTTCCACCTTGAcgtttctctccttccttctctctctctcctgcgtCGCCACCTTGACGCTTTCTTTCAACGTCTCCACGCTCTCCTTCGACGAAGCTTATTCCCCTCTCTTCGGTGACGGCAATCTCGTCCGTTCACCTGACGGAAAGAGCGTTCGTCTCCTCCTCGACCGTTACACCG GGTCAGGTTTCATATCTTCGGATCCCTACCAGCACGGATTGTTCAGCGCTTCCATCAAGCTGCCGTCGGAATATACGGCCGGCGTCGTCGTCGCCTTCTAC ACATCGAATGGGGATATATTCGAGAAGACGCACGACGAATTGGATTTTGAATTTCTGGGGAATATACAAGGAAAGCCATGGAGAGTGCAAACGAACTTGTACGGAAACGGGAGCGTGAGCCGTGGAAGGGAAGAGAGATATGTCTTGTGGTTCGATCCCACCAAGGAATTCCACCGATACAGCATCCTCTGGACACAGAAAAACGTCAT ATTCTACATCGATGAGGTCCCGATCCGGGAAGTAATCCGCAGTGACGAGATGGGCGGCGATTACCCATCGAAGCCGATGTCCCTCTACGCCACCATATGGGATGGATCGACATGGGCCACGTCGGGTGGCCGGTACAAGGTCAACTACAAGTACGCACCCTTCGTTTCCGAATTCACAGATCTCGTCCTCCATGGCTGCGCCATCGATCCCATCCAGCAGCTCCCCACCCCCAAATGCTCCGGGCCTAATGCCGACCTTTCGGATGCCGACTATGCTGAGGTGACGCCAGAGAGGCGGGTCGCCATGCAGCAGTTCCGGGAGAAGTACATGATCTACTCGTACTGCTACGATATTCTGCGGTACCCGGTCCCACCGCCAGAGTGCGTCATAGTGCCGGCGGAGAAGAAGCTGTTCAAGGACAGTGGTCACTTGAAGTTTGCTTACCACCGCCATCGCCGCCATCATCGTTCGAAGCGGAGCCAGAGCCGGAGAGGGTCGGTGAGGCAGGAGAGAACGGCCGATATGTGA